Part of the bacterium genome, CGCCGACGCGAAGTAGGGGATCATGATGCCGAGCCGGGTATTGAGCAGCCCCAGGTGTTGGATCGTGCGGAAGTTGGGCAGGATCAACGACGACGGCGCCACCATCAGCTGGAGGAGGAACACGCGGAAGAACAGGTCGCGTCCCCAAAACTCCATCCGCGCAAACGCGTAGGCGGCGAGGGTGATGGTGACCAGCTGAACGGCGAGGATTCCGAACACGACCACGGCGGTGTTGTAATAGAGCCGCAGAAACGGGGCGTCGGACCACGCCTCGACGAAGTTGGCCAGAGAGGGGTGCGCGACCCACAGCGAGGCGATCTGGTTGCCCAGGCTGCCCGGCGGCCGTACCGATGTGGTGAACGCCCAGAGCAGGGGAAACACCCAGACGAATGCCAGTGCGCCCACGACGAGCGCCCAGAGCCAGGTCCCCAGAAACCGCCGCAGGCGCGGGGGCATCCTACACCTC contains:
- a CDS encoding carbohydrate ABC transporter permease; this translates as MPPRLRRFLGTWLWALVVGALAFVWVFPLLWAFTTSVRPPGSLGNQIASLWVAHPSLANFVEAWSDAPFLRLYYNTAVVVFGILAVQLVTITLAAYAFARMEFWGRDLFFRVFLLQLMVAPSSLILPNFRTIQHLGLLNTRLGIMIPYFASAFGTFLLRQTFRGVPRDLEDAAAIDGCGTLQTIWNVFLPLAKPTLVAFSIVSVVYHYNEFLWPLIITDTERARTVTVGLASFTQSAESGAQWNLIAAGTVIVILPLLVVFVLFQRRFVESFMFSGLKG